In one Nocardioides sp. NBC_00368 genomic region, the following are encoded:
- a CDS encoding Ohr family peroxiredoxin yields MTSKSYTAVVTTVGEGRNGGRSTTPDGNLDVLHAYPVELGGNGAGTNPEQLLGAGWSACFRGALGKAAADRQIRLGDTEVTAEITVTADNGDHNLSAVLRASATGVDHVTLRALMEVAHTLCPYSKATAGNIPVELIAG; encoded by the coding sequence ATGACCAGCAAGAGCTACACGGCCGTCGTCACCACGGTCGGCGAGGGCCGCAACGGAGGCCGGAGCACCACCCCCGACGGCAATCTCGACGTCCTGCACGCCTACCCCGTCGAGCTGGGCGGCAACGGCGCCGGCACCAACCCGGAGCAGCTCCTGGGCGCCGGATGGTCCGCGTGCTTCCGCGGTGCACTCGGCAAGGCCGCCGCCGACCGTCAGATCCGGCTCGGTGACACCGAGGTCACCGCCGAGATCACCGTGACCGCAGACAACGGGGACCACAACCTGAGCGCGGTCCTCCGGGCTTCGGCGACCGGCGTCGACCACGTCACCCTGCGGGCGCTCATGGAGGTCGCGCACACCCTGTGCCCGTACTCGAAGGCCACCGCCGGCAACATCCCGGTGGAGCTGATCGCGGGTTAG